In Drosophila simulans strain w501 chromosome X, Prin_Dsim_3.1, whole genome shotgun sequence, one DNA window encodes the following:
- the LOC6726086 gene encoding protein tramtrack, beta isoform, translating to MSGATQEFCVRWNSHLGSIGAAFPQLLAGQRFVDVTLACEGQQVHCHRLVLAACSTYFEAILAEHPCKHPVIILPREIKLWEIQALVDFMYKGEVNVTQAGLGQLLRCAEQLQIRGLYGSEAPINYKKLQQASLEAAKDPAATTARSFKHVDSAETDDAATNSTTSTMTTSSAPPLPVNHQQPTVLKRQNPDARQQQQQQQQQLQQRPQINGSNAQQPSKATSANVLGSHSNAPTEDDSGDEVPNNWNAYGEQFEDCNISAQAVDNKMNVHLSLQQSRMQMQLQQQQYLDSNVEDDHNYVAAHDENNDSSFATGVPCGSGLSVSLDTDLDTSANTSGGLSHSSIDGYTSYKRVRRSEASLAQAAKCVSKGETFQTVSNMFNIPVSTIRFYMARKGILPKRKRGRGASHAGNIIITTNSGKLSTVPASITHPPAHPHIHTNPLPHTQSQQMSMDSLHLKAGITNTSGSNSPATATATSMSPSFDMATTGDIVPFHLHSDAAAFKLNDQKLHMI from the exons ATGAGCGGCGCTACACAGGAATTTTGTGTACGCTGGAACAGCCATTTGGGCAGCATTGGAGCTGCTTTTCCGCAGCTGCTGGCGGGCCAGAGATTCGTGGACGTAACACTCGCATGCGAAGGCCAACAGGTGCACTGCCATCGTCTGGTGTTGGCCGCCTGTTCCACCTACTTTGAGGCGATACTGGCGGAGCATCCTTGCAAGCACCCGGTCATCATATTGCCCAGGGAGATCAAGCTATGGGAGATCCAGGCGCTTGTGGACTTCATGTACAAGGGAGAGGTCAATGTCACGCAAGCCGGTCTTGGCCAGTTGCTTCGCTGTGCCGAACAACTGCAGATTCGCGGTCTATACGGCTCTGAGGCACCGATAAACTACAAGAAACTGCAGCAGGCTAGTCTGGAGGCAGCTAAGGATCCAGCTGCAACCACAGCGCGAAGTTTCAAGCATGTGGACAGCGCGGAGACGGACGATGCAGCCACTAATTCAACCACCTCAACAATGACCACCTCCTCCGCTCCACCGCTACCGGTTAACCATCAGCAACCCACAGTATTGAAGCGCCAGAATCCCGATGctcggcagcagcaacagcagcagcagcagcagctacagcagCGACCCCAGATAAATGGCAGTAATGCTCAACAGCCATCTAAGGCCACCTCTGCGAACGTTTTGGGCAGCCACTCGAATGCACCGACCGAGGACGACTCCGGCGACGAGGTGCCGAACAATTGGAATGCCTACGGGGAGCAATTCGAGGATTGCAATATATCTGCGCAAGCCGTTGACAACAAAATGAATGTCCACCTATCCCTGCAGCAATCGcg GATGCAAATgcagcttcagcagcagcaatactTGGATTCAAATGTTGAGGACGACCACAACTATGTGGCCGCTCATGATGAAAACAATGACAGCAGTTTTGCGACAGGAGTGCCATGCGGATCCGGGCTATCCGTCAGCCTTGACACTGATCTCGATACATCGGCCAATACTTCCGGCGGACTGAGCCATAGCTCGATCGATGGTTATACTTCATATAAGCGCGTTCGACGTTCAGAAGCATCTCTAGCACAAGCGGCCAAATGTGTTTCGAAGGGCGAGACATTCCAAACTGTCAGCAATATGTTCAATATTCCTGTCTCAACCATTCGTTTCTATATGGCGCGAAAAGGAATTCTTCCGAAGCGGAAACGTGGACGTGGTGCTTCCCATGCCGGAAACATAATAATCACAACAAACTCAGGAAAACTCTCAACCGTCCCAGCGAGCATAACTCATCCCCCAGCCCATCCGCATATCCACACCAATCCCCTTCCTCACACGCAGTCTCAGCAAATGTCCATGGACAGCCTACATCTCAAGGCGGGCATCACAAATACCAGTGGCAGCAATAGTCCGGCAACAGCTACGGCAACGTCTATGTCACCATCATTTGATATGGCCACAACAGGTGATATCGTGCCTTTTCACCTCCATAGCGATGCGGCGGCATTCAAACTCAACGATCAGAAGCTGCACATGATCTAA
- the LOC6726087 gene encoding nuclear nucleic acid-binding protein C1D, whose amino-acid sequence MAQENQAVDNGLPCDAYLDTSLQKDENVQRILKTFYSSIEMLEAETEKALALQAAGTLNTNEQIKLDSYLAYLNSTLFFIYQKLQGADVSNHAVMHDLRRTRDLLARDKEINEALAAPRLDMPAAKRFIAAGTHTRFVDMNGVMVTEKQYNKSKEEAPK is encoded by the exons ATGGCTCAAGAAAATCAAGCTGTCGACAATGGACTGCCCTGCGACGCTTACCTGGACACAAGCCTGCAGAAGGACGAAAACGTGCAACGCATCCTGAAAACCTTCTACAGCAGCATCGAAATGCTGGAAGCCGAAACGGAGAAGGCACTGGCGCTACAGGCCGCAGGCACATTGAACACAAatgaacaaattaaattggacAGTTACCTGGCATACTTGAACAGCACACTGTTTTTCATATACCAGAAACTGCAGGGTGCAGACGTCTCAAAT CATGCTGTGATGCACGATTTGCGTCGTACAAGGGACCTACTTGCCCGCGATAAGGAAATAAACGAAGCTCTGGCGGCGCCAAGACTGGATATGCCCGCTGCCAAGCGATTTATCGCAGCTGGAACCCACACACGATTTGTGGACATGAACGGAGTTATGGTCACcgaaaaacaatataataaaagcaaGGAAGAAGCTcctaaataa
- the LOC123327367 gene encoding uncharacterized protein LOC123327367: MRKKLVINSALLGEILLVKAKAMSLSTMSNTSRTSESFTLFRRRTPAGLSEFDQFSMLWPFAIYRNPARRRRRPGSLDPAPLGEDPSLTEQVYTDFATMRNTAIPIGIKEAQDKWHNAADSELCQSYSFL, from the exons ATGCGCAAAAAACTGGTGATAAACAGTGCCCTATTGGGGGAAATTCTTTTagtaaaagcaaaagcgaTGTCACTCTCTACCATGAGCAATACCTCAAGGACTTCTGAAAGTTTTACACTATTCCGAAGGAGAACCCCAGCTGGTTTGTCCGAATTTGACCAGTTCTCGATGCTTTGGCCGTTCGCAATCTACCGCAATCCTGCGAGGCGTCGCAGACGCCCAGGATCCCTCGACCCAGCGCCATTGGGGGAGGATCCGTCGTTAACAGAACAAG TATATACAGACTTTGCTACGATGCGGAATACCGCGATCCCAATAGGGATCAAGGAAGCCCAGGATAAATGGCATAACGCTGCGGACTCTGAGCTCTGTCAATCATATTCGTTCTTATAA